The sequence TCGAAGCACAGTAAGGTGCTACCTATCACGATTTAGTAACATCTCAGCACGTAagtaaaatacaaaaaaaaaactaataaattAGCAGAGTCACAATCTAAACCAGGTAAGAAACTGTTGCGCAACAAATTAATCACTTGGAAAATAACTACAAGGCTAGCTTCAAGCTATACCTGTGCAGCAGCAGATCTTCCCCATCCAGATGACATGTTGACAATTAACCCTTGCTTTCTTTCAATCATCAGTGGAGTGAAGTGTCGTAATACATTAGTTGTCCCCTTAATGTTCGTGTCAATGACGGCATCAAACTCATCTACAGGAACATCCCATATTTTGTTGTTCCTATTTATTGTGCCGGCATTGTTTACTGGAAAAGATgcacaaaatatcaaaatttgaaatgtgACAAGAAAGTCAAACACAAGATTAATAAAATGCAGATgaaattttaaagaaaattgGGAAAGATGAGCATTATATTTTTTAACTCTTGAGAGAACCAAGTGTTTGCCATCAACTGAAATGTACTCTGCAGGTGAAAAGGGAGGTGTATGTTGAGAAGAAGCTCTTCCAGTTTTACATTAAGaagcacaaaaaaaaaacctataTGCCAATTCAAATACGCCTATAGAAAGTTTAACACAGAGCATGGTTCAAAAATATCCGTGCCCCCTGCCACCCTGCAGAAACTTATGTTGTTTTCCGTTCAACGTTCTTTAATTTTCCTGAAGCTAGAAATTTATGCGAAGTCCAACCCACAGAAGCGAAAACTAGAAAGTGTTGCAGAAAATCCGTGTCACAGTGTCATCCTTTGACACATTGGTCGGCAGAGGAACATGAATCAATCACTCAGTTTTAAAAATCATTCCAAGCCATGACTTTATCACACTAAATATATTATACTTCGAAAATCAGGGAGCGTTCCAATTAACCAAAAAGATCCATATTTCAtctcaaaatgagaatgaaccACACAAACATCAATTTCCCCACGTCTACACCATCAATTACTTGCAAATGCTGAAATTGCAATTCAAACCATTTGTAACAAAACAAAGCCAACCCATCTTTTAAAAACAACAAAGTAGTTGATTCAGAGTCATCAAGAAATCATTTCCATCACCACTTATATTATGACCAATAACAAGAACGAGAAATTCAATAATCTCCAATAACATAATCATACATTAGCTGACACAAAAGACAATCAACTGATGTACCTATAATATCAGGAACAACCTTCTTCTCCACCGCAGTTCGCGCCAACTCTTTAACACCAGCATCGGACCTCTAGCATAACAGAGACATCAACGATAAGGGAGGTTTACACACAAAACGCACGGGGCTCAAGTAAATTACCACATCAATATTCAAGACAAGGTGATTATTGTTCTTGAATTTCTCGGAGGCAGCGGTGAGCTCCGACTCGAGAGATGAAAGCTTATCCTGGGAACGAGAGCAGCCAATTACCGTCTGGccaagcttggccaattccaACGCAAGTGCTTTTCCGAGCCCTCGGCTAACCCCGGTTATCAGCACCGTTTTTCGAGTGGCTGCGGCAGCCGCGTGCATGGTGTTCGTCGCCGTTGGCGGCAGCGCCGTACTCATGCTCTCTTCACCGGCGACGAGACTCGCACGGTTGAATTCCGCTTCGAAGAATTCCAAAAAAATTTTGTTGTCTTGATTCTTGAATCCCAACACCTGGGGGATTTATTAGAAATCGGTTTGGGGTTTTTTgagcaaaaataatatttacctTCACTtcgttttattattattatacaaataaaaaaaagatatttgaaattggattttaaatttatataatttcaGTTCatagaaaatttttatttaattttttataaaattatgcagtgttacaaaaatattttttttactttttggatatattttgaaatttatatatatatatatatatatatatatatatatatataaacgtaTTTCATAGATTTCactttaaatattaataataagtTAAAGAGAAATGATCAATAAATCACTAATAAGGTCACTCTCGATTCAGACTGTATTTGTTTTCGCTCCCACACAAAAATATGTCCAACATTTGAATTCCCTGATTGAGATTCAAACCAAGACCTCTCTCATTTGCTCTCTGATTAAGATTCAAACCAAGAACTCTCTCATTTGTGAGGGTTTGGTGTCATTTAGGCTACAAGCTTGGGATGACAACGAGGTGGGTTCGGGGCGGATTTGATCAAATCCGAGACCCACCCGCCAAGGAAAATTCGGAACCCAAACCCGTCCACCCCGCATCAAAACCCTAGTGCTATTAAATTTGTAGttccaattttatttattggtttGGCATTTTTAGTGTATaacatttttttctaaatttcaTAACACTTTCATTTTTCTAGGGTTTACCTGCATGTACACTTGAGTTCAATATTTAATCCTAGCCACAGTCACACACTAAATTCACGGGGTGGTTAAAAAAGTATGATTACTTTGTGAAGTATTTAAAATAAAGGGATGTTgactatttatttaaaaaaacaggGAGTTGACtcatttgaattaaaattaaacctaataaataaataaattaaaagaattaacAATGTCAGGAGGTTTATTATTTGTTTCTTCTCCCCCAACCAAATTCTCCCGCAAAAGAAACGGGAAACCTATAAAAACCTGCAATCTTCTTCATTTTTCTCTTCATCTGGATGCTAGTCCTTGAGCTGTGAAAAAAACCTAATCTATTTCAAACATCTTCTATTGCTCATTCATCTGTATTTGAAACAAAATTTTATCAAAGTACAAGCGCAAGTAAGTTTTCTCCATTCTTGTTTTTTAAGAGAGTTTTGTCCATTATTGTTGAATGTAAGCATTTATCTGATTTAAGTCGTTATTCTTTTCATTTAGCAagtgcaaataaaaaaaatgatgtgtTGGAATCTGGGTCGATTCAAGGAACCCAAGGTTTGGGTagcttgggttgacccaagcccTGGGTTTACCCaaagcttgggtcgacccaagccttgggttgacccaagctcTGGGTTTACCCAGggcttgggttgacccaagctctgggtcgacccaagccctGGGTAAACCCAGatcttgggtcaacccaaggcttgggtcgacccaagcttgGGTAAACCCAtagcttgggtcaacccaagctACCCAAACCTTGGGGTTCCTTGGGTCGACCCAGGGTGATCCAAGCCTTGGGTCAACCCAATGAGTTTTGGGTCGACCATGGTTGACCCAGAATTCATGGCCAAAACTTTTTTGGTTAACCATAGGTAGTTCTTGTTATTTTGTACCCAGAACTCTTTTGGTTGACCATGGGTAGATCATAGACAGAGCATGTAGTGTTCTTGTTATTTTTTGTGATTAAAATAGTTTTATTCTTATAATTTATGTGAATTTTGTAGGTTATGCCTACGGTAATAGTTGTTCATTTCGATGGTAGATGGGAAGCGAGTGAAGAAAACGTATATAAATGGAATCCCGGATCGAATTCAAAGTTTGCAGCTATTCCAGTATATGATGATTTTTTTCTTCTTGAAAATTTAAATCGTGAACTATATAGAGCTGGGAAAATAGAAGAGTCTGCCAACCTGAGGTTGAGTTACCTTCTAGAGTTGTCGTGCAACATTCAACCGATTTATATAGAgaatgatcaagatttgaaagcATATCTGTATTTTGGTTGTCCGAAAACGAGGCCAGTGCTTAAAGTTGAAATTGAACATGTTGTTGGTTTTTTGGATGTTTCTGATAATGTGCATGAAGTTGGTATTGATGAAGGCAATACTAATTATAACGATCAAAACTCTTATGAtgattattttgatttgaatattgTTTCTTTGGATCGTAATAATATTAGTGAGGCTTTTGATGAGACAAATGTGGTTGCAAATAATGAGGCCGTTGTGGTTGCAACTGTGGATATTGATAGCGAGCCAATTGTGGTTGCAAGTAATGAGACAGTTGTGATTGCAAGAAATGAGTCAGATATGGTTGCAAATGTGGATATTGTTAATGACACATTTTCATTCACAGATGGTTCAAACTTGTTTGTTGGTCAAGAATTTCCAAACAGAGATGCGGTGAAAAATTTGTTAAGAAGAATCAGTttggaagcatgttttgaatttgagaCAGTAAAAAGTAGTCAGGTGGTGTATGCTGTGAAATGTACCGTGGCTAATTGTAAGTGGAGAATCTGGACCTCAAAGATGAAAGATTCACATGTATTCTCCATTCGAAAATATTGCAATACACATACTTGTGATTTGACGGGGAGGCGTAAGAGAATCCGTGGAGCTAGTTCGATTGTTGTTCGTGATATGTTGGTGAATAATTTTCAAGGTAATCAAGTACAAATAACACCGAAAGCGGTCATGGCGATGATGCGCAATAATATGAATGCTGATATATCATATTACAAGGCTTGGAGAGGAAAAGAACTAGCAGACAATATTTTGAAAGGTGATCCTACCAAGAGTTTTACTCTACTGCCTTGTTATTTGCACATGGTTGAGAAGATGAACCGAGGAAGCATAACAGACATATGTGTTGACGAGAAAAATCGATTCAAGTATATGTTTCTTGCTTTTGGTGCGTGTGTCAGGGGATATCGAAGCATGCGAAAATGTGTGTCAATTGATGGTACATGGTTGAAAGGCAAGTACAATGGTGTTTTACTTGTGGCATCCGCACAGGATGGAAATTATCATCAATATCCTTTGGCGTGGGGAATTGTCGATGGTGAGTCTACTTCTTCGTGGAGTTGGTTTTTGACGAAGTTGTTAGAAGTAGTACCAGACTCGACTGATCTGGTGATAATTTCAGACAGACATCAGGGAATAATTAATGCTGTTTCTAGTGTTTATAAAAATGCACATCATGGTCATTGTGTGTGGCATTTATCCCAGAATTTGAAAACCAGGTGCAAAAAAAAGGGCGCAACGGAAATGTTTTTGCAGATTGCAAAAATTTATAAGCAAAACGAGTTTGATGTTGCATACAGTGATTTTAGGAAGAGATATCCTGAGGCTGCGCAGTTTTTGGACGAAAGAGATACACTTGATCGATGGACTCGAGCATATTGCCCAAATACTCGTTACAATATTTTGACGACAAACGGGGTTGAATCAATCAATGCTAGACTACTTGAAGAGAGAAAGCTTCCTATAATATCACTTTTAGATTCTTTACAGAGACTGACATCATCTTGGTTTGTCCGATATCGTAACGCATCAGTTGCAGCTAACAATAATCTGACCCCTACCATCGAGGGAATTCTTCGCAGCCGGTTCACTGATGCCCAAGGAATGCAAGTTTTTGAATTGGGCCGTCTTGAGTTTGATGTTCGGAGTGGTCGACACTCGGCCATTGTGGACCTGGAATCTAAAAGATGCACTTGCCGAGTTTTTGATATTGACAGATTCCCATGTGCTCATGCCATTGCAGCCAGTTGGTTAGCGAATATTGACTTGTATCAATTGTGTTCAGAGTATTATTCTACGATGACATGGTGTATGGCTTACTCAGAGACTGTCTATCCAGTTCCGGAAGAAAGTGAATGGCCACCTAACATTAATTTTCCAGTTGTATTACCTCCTTGTCTACAAAAAAAAGTGGgtagaaaaaaacaaaatagaattCCTTCGATTGGAGAATTTAGTAAAAGATAGAAGTAGCTTTTGTGTTTTGTAATAATGAGTTAAAAAAACATAGAAGCAACCTTTGTGTTTTGTAATAATAAGTCAAAAAAATATCTTGTCCAAAAAAAATTGGGTCGATCCAAGAAGTTTCTTGGTCAACCCAAGAGTTTCTGGGTCAACCCAAGAGtttttgggtcgacccaagaaGTTTCTTGGTCAACCCAAGAGtttttgggtcgacccaaggcttgggtcaacccaagctACCCAAACTTgaaagattatatattaaaatcgttaaaccaagattatatattaaaatcgttaAACCAGTGGATTCAActattaaaacatgtatcattatataaaatactcgtgaaaataggatatacatatgttataacttgaaagattatatattaaaatcgttaAACCAATGGATTCAActattaaaacatgtatcattatataaaatactcgtgatacatatgttataacttgaaagattatatattaaaatcgttaAACCAATGGATTCAActattaaaacatgtatcattatataaaatactcgtgaaaataggatatacatatgttataacttgaaagattatatattaaaatcgttaAACCAGTTAATTCAACTATTAAAACATGTATCGTTATATAAAATACTCGTGAAAATAGGATATACATATGTTATAACTTgaaagattatatattaaaatcgttaAACCAGTGGATTCAActattaaaacatgtatcattatataaaatactcgtgaaaataggatatacatatgttataacttgaaagattatatattaaaatcgttaAACCAGTTAATTCAACTATTAAAACATGTATCGTTATATAAAATACTCGTGAAAATAGGATATACATATGTTATAACTTgaaagattatatattaaaatcgttaAACCAGTGGATTCAActattaaaacatgtatcattatataaaatactcgtgaaaataggatatacatatgttataacttgaaagattatatattaaaatcgttaAACCAGTGGATTCAActattaaaacatgtatcattatataaaatactcgtgaaaataggatatacatatgttataacttgaaagattatatattaaaatcgttaAACCAATGGATTCAActattaaaacatgtatcattatataaaatactcgtgatacatatgttataacttgaaagattatatattaaaatcgttaAACCAGTGGATTCAActattaaaacatgtatcattatataaAATACTCGTGAAAAGTTTTTTGGTCAACCCAAGAGTTTCTGGGTCAACCCAAGAGtttttgggtcgacccaagaaGTTTCTTGGTCAACCCAAGAAGTTTTTGGGTCAACCCAAggcttgggttgacccaagccttgggtcgacccagggcttgggtcgacccaaggcttgggtcaacccaaggcttgggtcgacccaagctttGGGTAAACCCAtagcttgggtcaacccaagctACCCAAACCTTGGGGGTTCCTTGGGTCGACCCAGGGTGATCCAAGCCTTGGGTCAACCCAATGAGTTTTGGGTCGACCATGATTGTAAATCGTTAAACCAGTGGATTCAACATAATTGTGAAAATAAAACctta comes from Henckelia pumila isolate YLH828 chromosome 4, ASM3356847v2, whole genome shotgun sequence and encodes:
- the LOC140866366 gene encoding NADPH-dependent pterin aldehyde reductase translates to MSTALPPTATNTMHAAAAATRKTVLITGVSRGLGKALALELAKLGQTVIGCSRSQDKLSSLESELTAASEKFKNNNHLVLNIDVRSDAGVKELARTAVEKKVVPDIIVNNAGTINRNNKIWDVPVDEFDAVIDTNIKGTTNVLRHFTPLMIERKQGLIVNMSSGWGRSAAAQVAPYCASKWAVEGLTKAVAKELPPGIAIVALSPGVINTEMLQSCFGSSADLYPTPESWAPKAASMILNLTAADNGASLTV